AAACCGCTATGCAGAACCTGGAGTGAGGATGTCCCAGTATCAGAATTCATACACAGGTTGGCCGATAAAAACATTCCCTTTCTGATCGAAAATCATGATGGAACCGACTGGGTTATATATGAAGAGCATGATGTTGAAGCCATAGCTGACATTGAGTGTGAGTTAGGATTAGGGCTTTTCGATTTGCTAAACCGGAAGTAATAATCTTTGAATTAGAGAGGTATTGTCTTGCCAAAGTCAAAAAAAGGTAAACGAAAGAAAAAACAGAGCAATGCTCCAGATCCTGTCGCTTTATATGAATTGGGAATTAAATATTATCTTGAAAAAGGCGATCCTGTTTCAGGACTGAAATATTTAAAAAGATCAGCTAAATTGGGGTTAAAAAAGGCTTATGGGGAAATCGGCTTAATATACTATCGGGAAAAAAACGATTCCGAAGAGGCAGGGAAGTGGTTCATAAAAGCAGAAAAGGTGGGATCATTAGATCCTCCCGCAGCGTATGAGTATGGGATGTTGCATTATTTGGAGAAAGGCGATTGGGAAACTGGTCTAAAAAATTTATTTTTATCTGCTGATCAGGGTTATGAGCTATCCTATTGATCATACGATATAATTGCCATAATTTTCAGCACAAATATTATTAACATATGGAGATAAATCACAATGCCACAAGCTCTCTGGACAAAGCAAGGAGAAACATTAAGCCACAAAAATGCATGCAAAGAATTTGGTCTTGAAGAGCAAGAAATAATTGATGCTATGAAAGCAGGCAAGCTACAATACAAAGAAAACTATGCTCATGGAAATCCATATTTCAGGTTGCTGAGAAGAGAAGTTCGGGCTTTAGCAATTGATTTGCGCGGGGAAAGCTATTTAGAAAAACAAGAGACTGAGTTTAAAATCAAAAAAATCGTCAAAGAAATTAACAGTTGCAAAAGAAAACTCAAAGCACTTGAGAAAGAAAAGGGTGTGCTAATCGATAAATTGGATCAATATTAATAAGTTGGTAAGCGATATAAAAAAATGCGGACTATAAACAGAACGGCAATCACAATTATAACGAAAAAACCTTATATCGATTGGATAAATAGCTTTGAGGGTACGACCGGAAATGAAGATCCGCAAGCGACTACAATTTTGATTCCAGATGAATACGATGAAATTGATTATGAAGTTTATTTGGAAAAAACATTTAAGACAATATTTGAAGATCAACTTGAATCATGGACTGCCGACCGTAACGAGTGGCCCTCAAAGAGGACTTATAAAATTTTCAGAAAGTGGTTTGATGTTTATTGCTCTGACATAATTTGGGATTTTGGAGATGATGAGATTGAGCATGAAGAAGAAATTTGAAATATTCTGGACCAAGCTAAATTGATCTTGGATGAATTAAGATGCGGTAGTGATTTTTTGTCCAATCGTTTAACGGCAAAGGTTTTGGAATATCAGTCTTATATTTGAAGTGTCGGCATGATGAAAGCAACCAACCCTACTTTTGTTATTGAACGCTTTTTTCTGGGAGGCTGTTCTGAAAAATTATACCATTATTGAATACTTTGGTATTACTCGTTTGTCTTGCGGATATCATTCGAATACATTAGGGCCGTGGAAATTTAAAATTTACCAAAAAGAGACGGGGATATTTGTATGATTTTGTAGCTCATATTCAAGGTGTGTCGTGGGACAAAGCAGAAGATTATTCATATGTTAAAGTTTATTTTTTCCAAGCCCCTTAGCACTTTGAAAATCCAGATTGATGTAAGTTTGATTATACTAAAGCCTAATTCTGTATTTCGTTTTTACACGGTAACTTTATTCTAACTCTAAATGCATTGATTTTGGGCTATTTGATTCATCAGAAAGCCGTCAACTAAGAAGATTATGGAAAATGTAACCCCTTTTATTCACAGCTTTTCTTGTTTTCATAGCAACAAATTTGCTGCTACTTCGTGTGACATGATCTAATATGGAGCGTAACTTACTGAATTCATGATTCAACTCATCCAGGATAAATTCACCGTGTTCGTTGTTATGTTGCTTTTTGTTGCTGAGGATGATTATATTTAGAATATGTGATGATTTGCTTTTGATCCAATAGCACAATTATTTTCAGCCGTATATCACTCAGATATTCATGATATGCGGTTAACCGTATAGCTCGGTTATACGGAATCGTTCAATAAATTGTTCCCGGCGGCTGTGCCGCCGGGAATCTCGGTGCTGAAACAAAATAATGCCAACAAGAAAGCGGAAAAACAGAGGTGCTTTAATGAACACCCAAGATGTCCACACAGCCATCACTGATTTGCAGGAGCGACTTGCAAAAGCCAAGGCCCAGAGAGACACTGCATCTGAAATCGACGCCCTATTGGCCATTGCAAGGCTTTGCCTCGACAGTGGAGATTCGAGCGGAGCCCATATGCACTATAAACTTGCAGAAAAGGTGATTAGACATTCCAACATCAGTCAGCGACTTCACGAAGCCCTCGGGGGCCAGGGTAGGGTTCAGCGGCGTAGACAGCGTCCTACCGAAGCGTTGGAACGATTTAGAGCCGCTCAGGTTGCCGCAGAAGAAAGCGCGCTTTTGCTCGAGTCCGCACGTTGGAACCTCTCGGCGGCTTCAGCCCTGAGAGCCCAGGGGGATCTGGAAAACGCTCGGAAGGCCATCCGGGAGGCCGAAACCATCATTCGGCCTGAGCGAGAAGGATGGTTTTCTTTTCTCGGCAGTGTGAGTCTGTCCGATCCCAATCAAGTGTCCATCGTTGCTGAACTGGAGGGCCAAATTGGCCTGACGGCTTTGGCCGACAACGATCCGGACGGCGCGGAAGAAGCATACCGCAATGCTGTCCATCTGGCCAAAACTGCAAATGATCCTGTCGCGATCAATACATGGTCTACCAACCTCGGCAACGCCTTTTCGCGGCGGCGTCTTTATACCGAGGCCCTGCAAGAATACGACACGGCTATAAAAGCAGCTTCAGAAACTTGCGATCCCAGGAATTTTTCGAACACCGCCGCCCAAATGGCCGTGTGCTACATGCAGGCTTATCGCCATGCAGAAGGCGGCCAACGACTTGAGACGCTTGCCGATGAGGCTCTTGACCCACGTGCCGAGGCATCAATTCTCGAAAAAGCAGTAAGGCTCTTCGATCAGGCACTGGAGTTTCCAAAAACAGTTGCGGTCGGTGTACGGGCCATTAAGCTGGCACAATCTCTGGGGGTTGATCCCGATTTTATTAAACGACTTCAGTCGACAGTCGACCAGTCCCAGGCCTATCTTCAGCATTCCCCGAAACCCAACAATGAAGGCCCGTCCGCACTGGACATTTATCTGCCGCAACTCATGTCGCGGGCGGTGAACGGAGACCTCGAAGCAAGCAAAGAAGCCGCCCACCTGATCTGCGACATCCGTTTCGGACTGATGTTGACTGGCGGCGACTGGTGGAAGCGTCTGACGGATGGAACCCTGCTTGCCGAGCCCGGCCTTGATCTCCGTGCACTAACCGACACAATCGGCATGCTCTTGGAAAAAGAGCAAACCGATGCCGCCCTTGAGTTGCTTCAGCGTTATAAGGTAGCTGGTTTTGCGATACCGACCTTGTCTCGGTTTCAGAAAACCGGGGCTCCCACTCCGGAAGCAGAGGATTTTCTCGCTGCTGCCAAGGCGCTGCGTGAATGCGTCAAACAACTCGATGGTCCAGCCCAACCCGATTTTCTAAAGGATATTTTCGCTATACGCCGGGCCGGCGAGAAGCTGTTGGAGTGCAGCGAACGCCTTTGGGATGGAGACCCGATTCTGTGCGCCCGCATGGGTGGTATAATTCACAAAGAGGAACTTATCGACACACTGCCGTATGCCGACCCTGTGGCAATCGTGGATTACGTTGTCGGACGCGACGCAACAGTGGGTGTAATAGTGCTGCGTGAAAATAACCGCGTAAAGGCGATTCCCTTCAAAACGGTGGTCTTTACCGCGAAGGAGGCCACACAGCTATTTAATATTTACGCCAAAGCAAACCTGCCGGCTGGCAAGCCAGATAAAGAACAGGCTTCAGCGTTGGCCGCTATTGGTAAAATACTGCATGACCGGCTGCTATGCTCCCTGACCAAAACGCTGAGCAGCTGGGGTATCACTCAGCTGATCCTGGTGCCGGACATGCTCACTCGATTCTTGCCTTTGCATCTTTCTTTGATTTGCGGTAATGAAATCCAGGTAGCCGGGGTGGATACCGAAGATGCGCGTTACCTCTGCGAGGTGATGCCCACCGAATACGCGCCCTGTTTACAGGCTGTTGCGGCCAGTCAGATCTATAAGCGGCCGAAAAGCGTTTCCACGGTGGCTGGTTTTGCCGATCCCGCTGGAGATCTACCAGCTGTGCGCCAGGTGTTTAGCGGGCTTTCCGAACAACTGGCAAAAACCGTCTCTTACGAGTTTTACGAGGGTGAGCAAGCCAAATTCGATATCGTAAACCAATTTCTTTCCAAGGCCGATGTACTGCTGTTCGGCATGCACGGAGAATTTCTACCTTCCAATCCAGAGGATTCCCATCTGATTCTGTTCGACCGCCCATGGAGAGTGAGCGATGTGATCGACCAGCCCGAACTAGTTCAGAATCCTGTGTTGGTTTTGGCGGCCTGCCAGGTGGGGGCAGTGGCTGCCACCCCCGATGACCGAGATGCCTACGGAATTTCAGGAGCCCTCATTGCGGCTGGGGCGTCGACCGTGCTGGCCAACCTGTGGAAGGTCGAAGAAGTATCCATGAGTTACTTGTTGGGGCGATTTTTGCACTACCTGGCCTACCCAGGTTATCGGCCCGCTGCGGCACTGTTCAGAGCAGTGAAGGACATGCGCCGGCTTAAACGCGAGGAGGTTCTGGCTCTTTTCGAACGATACATCAAGAGCCTCGAAAATAATCATGTCGATGCCGACGTGATCTTCTCTGCTGAAAACCTCATGGAGAAAATTGAAGATGAGGCACTTGAATATCCATTTGCCGATCCTATTTACTGGGGAGCGACGGTGATCGTGGGCAGCGGCTGGCACCTTCCGGCCGGAGCCGTCGTGGGAGGCCCGCTGGTCGGCCCCGAACTGGTGATGAAGCAGATGCGGATCGATGATCTTATCCACAAGCAAGAATATCGCAGCGCAATCCGCGAGGCTCGGGAATTGGCGGGTACCTGCGACGGCATCTTTCGGGCTAAGGCGCTTGTTTCTCAAGCCTACGCGACATTGATGGCATCCGACCTTGTTTCCGCGGATGCAGCCCGGCGCACCGCCCGACGCTTGCAGCTGCAAGCCAAGCGCATTGCCCATGCCGAGGAGGATGACGCACTGCTCGAACGAATTAAAAATCTGAACCAATACTTGGAGGAATAGTCATGTGGAAAAGAAAGGCTAAAGACCCTTTGGCTCGTCTTTTTGTGGATCGTTACGGCTTGCATATGCTGCCTCGACCCCGGGAGACCCTGTCGGTTTATGACGTGTTCCCGGTTGCCGGAAATCGTGCTGCCAGTCCGGGAACGCTTGCCGCCTTTGTGGACGCCCAATTGCCCTTTCCAGAAATTCGGCGCGGAGAAGTACTTGCCGATGTATGCGGCACCACCTCAGACAGCGTTTCCGGCAGTGCGGGATTCAAATTTCTTGAAGGATTCTTTGCCGCTGTGGGCGCCATACCCGTGCTGGGGAAATTGTCCAATTATTTTGCTGCCGGCCGGTCGGCGGGTATCCGATTTCGATTTGCCAATGCCGTGCGCGATTCGGTGGACGTGTTCGCTTTCGAGCGCGTGTTGCGTAAGCACAAATGCAGTCGCGACGACTTGCTTATGAAAGACGGATACAGCTATTACGTTGTCATCGGTGTTCACCGAAGCGACTCATTAGGCTTTAAATTACTCGACTCGAAGTTTACCGAGATGGATCTTGCGACCGAGATCACAGGCCTATCCTCAGGTCAGTTTGAACTCAAAGCCACCGGCGACCGCGAACTGGTGATTAAAAGCGATAAGCAATTAGCCTATGGTGTCGAACTAAGTGAGTTAGTTTACAATCCAACCCGCACCCGCCTGGAGCTCGATATCACGAAGGATTACGTTAAGGTCATGGCGCCAGGCGACGCGCTTAACGGCATAGCTCGATCCATGATTGGAGGTCCCGAAGACAGCTTGATGTTGGAGTTTGAAAAAGACTTGTAGGCCAAGAATAATTAGAATTCATTGATGAGTGAATTCCGAGAACACCTTGGCCATACCCAATTCAGGTTATTAGAAAAAAGACTTGAATAAAATAAAGATACAGATTTTAAGGAAGTTAGCCTTGCCAAGCACGGAGAAATAAGCCGTATTTGTCATACTCCGATGCCCGATAACACAGCCAAGATTTTTTTGAAATCTGTAGAACTGGTCAATTAAGTATCGGAAAAAAAGCTATGCAGCTACGGAAATTTAATTTGGCTGAATTAATATGGTATACTTGGAATTCGATAAGGTCTACCACGCAGACTATGCAACATATGACGAATTGGAATAAAAGCATAACCAATCGGTCAACCGTCGCCTGCCCCTTACGCTGCGCTCCAGTGGCAGGCGACGGTTACCTCAATCGTTATCCTAAACAAAAATTTTCCATGGGGCAGATTTGTAAAAGATATCTGTTGTATTCATGACACTTTCTTAGCAGAAAAGAACTGATTTTCAGTAAAATTATTAAGGAAAAAAAGAGTCCACAATATGTCTATAAGTTTTGACTGAGAGGCTTGTCAATTAAGGCGTTTACTACTTATGTTATTGGAGATGCCGGTTGAAATTTTATTAATTTTTAAACAGATACATCCTTTTTATTGTTAATCAACCGTTCCCTTGCCTGGTGTATCCCAGAAAAAATGGCTGCTGAAATCTCCTCGGGAAATCCCGGAGGCAGGACCGCACCGACCTTACTTATGCAGCCTTGTGCCATATCGCAGCATTTTTCAATAATCTGATTCATTTCATCTTTTGGGTATCTGCATTTTTGTGCCGTATCCAACCAATGTTTTCTGGTTATACTGTTCCATCTGTAATGGCGGTTTTTCCCTGAAACGGCCATGGTCATCTTCACCTTGTGCATGGAAATCTGGCCAGCCTTGGCCAAAGGATAGATTGAGATGACATCGTAAAGTGGGGTGAGGTGAAACCGGCTGCCGGGCCGAAGAAAGATGCTGAAATTCTTGGCGTGACCGTCAATAGCCCCCAACATCCAGAAAAGCACCTGGGCCGTCATGAATAAGGTCCGGTCCTCATGAGCCTTGTCGGAGCCCAGAAGCAGATCCATGACCGTGGTCATGCCTGGCCCCCCGTCCGCCTCATATTTCAGGGCCGAAGGGATTCCCGTGGCTTGGCAGATATCTTCCTGGGGCAGTCGGATCAGCCAGGTGCTGTCAGCAGACCAGCGTCGGTCAAACCGCTTTACCACCAACACCTTCTGGCTGCCGAAGTTTGCTATCTGGGTGTCAGCCGCCGCCATGCCAAAGGCTCCCAACAGTTTTTGGCAGAGCCATTCGTTTTCCACGCTGCCTGACAAATCTAAGCCGGTTTGGCCCAGGCGCCCCATGGGCAGCTTGAAAATATGGCTGGTAGGCGTGGCCCCGGAAGGGCGGTACCAGTCGTTTTGCATCCTGAGGAATGCGGTTTTTTCCTGGGCGCCGGCAACGGAAAGCCTGAAATCGGCATCAATGTCCACTCCTAGGGGCATGGAGGCATACGATTTAAGAATGGCCTCTATCTGCTCTTCATCTACCCGATCTGCGGTGATCATTTTGACATTTGGTGTTTCTCCTTCGGGCACAAGTTGCACGGCTCCCACACAATCCCTGCCGATGTGGGAGAGCAGGTCAAAGGCCCGGGTGGATGAAGCCCCGACCCTGGCCTGCAGCCTGTTGCGCAATGTCATGTTGTCCGGCAGCAGGTTGTCAAAATAATTTTCAACCCGGTCATCAGAATAAACCTGGGTTGTGAGAGGCAGGGACAGAGACAAGGGCCTTCTGTTGCGGTCTGAAAGCCAATCCTCGTCATAACCAAAAGAGATAATCCCTTTGGCACTGCGGGTCAGATGGCCCACAGGAATACCGTTCATAAGGACGGTAAGATTTTTTGCCTTTCCCATCACCATTCATCCTTATTATATTCCTGGTTCCCCTGGACTGGAGTCGTTCCATCAATGGCCTTAGGCTCAAGGGCCATGCCCACGTCCAAGGCGGAAAGCAGTCTGAATAGGCTGGCCACCCTGATATTAGGATTGCCGTTTTCCATTAGGGAGATCCGTTTTTGGTCAAGCCCCACCCGTTTACCCAAGGCTGTCTGGGTCATCCCTTTTTGCTTCCTCAATTCTCTAAGTGTTGCCCCAAGATCTCTGGGGGAGACCATGATCTGATGCATCGTGTCCTCCAAAAAAAATATGTCGATAACGGTATAATATCAAATTATGTTTAAAACGCCATATTTTTATTTTATGCCGTTTTCGCTATATAAGCCCCGTGGGAAAAATAATTGTCGTTGATCAGAGGAATTTCTTTCGTTCAGATTAAGAGTATTTTTCTCTGACGAATTCCCAACTTTTATTCATATTTTTATTAAAAGTTGGGGGATCTTGAAGATATGAAAAATTTGAATCATCCTAAGAAAGGAAGCCATATTTCTGCCGAACCAATCCAGAGTTAAGCCTCTCGTTTAGATTGTACCATCCCTGCTCACAATGAGCAGGCGCTTTCCAGCTGCCAACCGAATGTTTCCTTCTCTGGCTATAATAATTTCAATATATTTAAAGAGAAGTATTCCATGCCTGCACCTAAAAAAAAGGAACCGGGCCTTCACAATGTGAATAGCCCGGTTACAAAGGGAGAGAGAAAAGAATATATTAAATTGAAGGGCTGTTGTTTGCATCCTTCAATGGATAAGTTTTTTATATCAGCCGCAAATGACCTGAACCTTACTCGAAGATTACCAGTTGATTAGTTTCATAAGTTTGATTTGATTTTTATCTTTTAAGCTGATTCGGATTTTTTCATGATTTAGGGGCTACATTTTCTCCTTAGTCCGCTTGTTTTTCAAACTTAATTTCAGGTTCGGACTACTTCCCCGGCGTTATTGAACTTTTCAACTGGTTGGATTCGCTTTTTTACAGCAACATTTTGGATTGAAAAAGCGACTTTTGACAGGCTAAAATATTTTCAAAAGAGCAAACTACCTCCAAAACAAGATCCGTTTTTAGGGCAAACGATCCCTGTTAATCCTGTGTAAGCTGAAAATGTGGAAGATAAACTTAAGTGGTTGGGAGGAGAATCATATTTACAAAAATCAGCACTATATACCATTGCTAAATACACTCCTCTGCTATATACTTTATATATATAGCAAACTAATTATAGGAGACTGGCCATGGATGTAGGAACCGTCTTTGTAAATAATAGAACCCAAGCGGTAAGATTACCGGTTGACAGCCGATTCCCGGAAAATGTGAAAAAAGTTGTTGTGCGTGTTGTCGGCAAAGACCGTATACTTTCTCCTGTGGAAAACACATGGGATAGCTTTTTTCTTTCTGAAGATGGCGTCTCAGATGATTTTATGACGGAACGTGCTTCACAAGAACAATCAGAAAGGGAAGCTTTTTGATGCTGAAATATATGTTGGACACCAATATCGTTATTTATGTGATTAAACGTCGACCAATTGAAGTATTGGACATTTTTAACGCCCATGCAGGCCGGATGTGTATTAGTTCAATCACGTTAGCGGAATTATTACATGGTGTTGAAAAAAGCTCTATGGTGTCGCACAATTTGCGAAAAGTAGAAGATTTTGTATCACGTCTGGAAGTCCTTCCCTATGATGATAATGCCGCCGCCCACTATGGAAATATCAGAGCGGATTTAGAAAAGAAAGGTACACCTATCGGGGTCAATGATTTGCATATTGCAGGCCATGCCCGGAGTGAATCTTTAATCCTGGTTTCTAACAACATACGTGAATTTGTGAGAGTCGATGGTTTGCGGCTCGAAAATTGGATCGAAATAGAGTGAAGAGATAGGGTTCCAAAGAAAGGACTACCTTTGCGCCAATGTCGATTTTTCAAGCAAATGGATGTCGCAAAATATCCCTATCTCTCCAGATCTTTTCAAGGACGATTCAACCACAATATGTGGGCTTGTCCAAATTCCAAAAAAGAGAGCCTTATAAATGCAAAAGCTCGCTCTTAAAATTTTAGCCACCTGAAAATTTATACCATCATTGTGCTCTACTAAAAAAATCGGAATGATAGGAATAGAACATTGAGTGATACACGTAATATTGCTCGCCGGTTTAATAATTTAAAAAGAGTGGATGTACAGGGACAGTCCGGGGTGCTCATCCGATTGAAAAATTGGATCTGTCAGACGAGTAGTCCTCACCTCACCTGAAACACTAAGTATTTGATCTGCACAATTGTATATATCAACGCCAAATAACAAAAATATCTGCTGAGATTTTAGAAAAATTGATCTGTATTCAATGAGTGTTGGCAGCAGGTTGAGCTATCAGGCGAACCCTAAGGGCTACACATATCTTTTTAATTGTATCAAATCGAGGTTTGGTGTTTGGTTTAAGCGCTTTATACAAGGCTTCACGGATTATCCCTGTCGCTTTGGCGACTTCACTAATACCGGGGCTGGCAGCAACCCACGGAGCGTGGGCCAGTTCTGTAGCATCTCCGTCTTCAATCACCATAGTAATGTAAGCAGCAATATCTTCTTCGCTTTTAAGCTGCTGTGCCATATCAAAGTTCGGCAGGTCTGCAATTCGGTTTATCATGGTTCAATTTTCCTTACACGCCGTTTTTTGGATCGGTCCGGTTTTGAATGTCGTGTTATTTTTTTTTATTTACACAGACTTGCCGAAAGGACACAAAAAGGCTAAATAAGAAGCAGAAACTACCAAAGCGAGTAGCGAATTACTTCAAACATCCCAAAATTGCTTATGCTGGATAATTCTGTATTTAATTGCTGATTAAATATGTAGAAGATCCTGATCAGGTTCACAGTATTCTGATGAGACTTCTACGTAAAATCCAAACAGATTCGAATCTATTTAAGGCTCTTCAGGAAAACAGAGGTAAAAAATGATATCAAAAATGGGCTAAGTATATTGAAGTTAACCCTTAGGTGTTTGGCGTAACCATAAACGACAAGGGGATTTTAGAAGAAGCATGGGATTAAAATTTACTCTATTTATCCAGCGGAATCATTTAACCAGGCGAATTCGACCAACGCGAAAATCCGCGCGGCTGATTAGCAGCGTTGGCCAAGAATATAGTTCACAAAAATGGAGGTAGTTATGATTTTAAAAAGTTCAAGATTTCGATCATGTAAACTGTTTCTAATATCGTCACTATTTATTCCAATCTGGCTCTGCTCAACCGGGTTTGCAGCTGAGTCTCTCCAGAACCTTTACAAACAACTTGCACCGGCTCCGGAGGGAGTTACGATCTTTATTGCTAAAGAAATTGTGACCATGTCGCCCACAATTAAATCAGCCACGGCAGTCGTGGTTAAAGATG
This window of the uncultured Desulfobacter sp. genome carries:
- a CDS encoding addiction module antidote protein, with the protein product MINRIADLPNFDMAQQLKSEEDIAAYITMVIEDGDATELAHAPWVAASPGISEVAKATGIIREALYKALKPNTKPRFDTIKKICVALRVRLIAQPAANTH
- a CDS encoding type II toxin-antitoxin system HipA family toxin; translation: MGKAKNLTVLMNGIPVGHLTRSAKGIISFGYDEDWLSDRNRRPLSLSLPLTTQVYSDDRVENYFDNLLPDNMTLRNRLQARVGASSTRAFDLLSHIGRDCVGAVQLVPEGETPNVKMITADRVDEEQIEAILKSYASMPLGVDIDADFRLSVAGAQEKTAFLRMQNDWYRPSGATPTSHIFKLPMGRLGQTGLDLSGSVENEWLCQKLLGAFGMAAADTQIANFGSQKVLVVKRFDRRWSADSTWLIRLPQEDICQATGIPSALKYEADGGPGMTTVMDLLLGSDKAHEDRTLFMTAQVLFWMLGAIDGHAKNFSIFLRPGSRFHLTPLYDVISIYPLAKAGQISMHKVKMTMAVSGKNRHYRWNSITRKHWLDTAQKCRYPKDEMNQIIEKCCDMAQGCISKVGAVLPPGFPEEISAAIFSGIHQARERLINNKKDVSV
- a CDS encoding helix-turn-helix transcriptional regulator, producing the protein MHQIMVSPRDLGATLRELRKQKGMTQTALGKRVGLDQKRISLMENGNPNIRVASLFRLLSALDVGMALEPKAIDGTTPVQGNQEYNKDEW
- the vapB gene encoding type II toxin-antitoxin system VapB family antitoxin, whose protein sequence is MDVGTVFVNNRTQAVRLPVDSRFPENVKKVVVRVVGKDRILSPVENTWDSFFLSEDGVSDDFMTERASQEQSEREAF
- a CDS encoding CHAT domain-containing protein — protein: MNTQDVHTAITDLQERLAKAKAQRDTASEIDALLAIARLCLDSGDSSGAHMHYKLAEKVIRHSNISQRLHEALGGQGRVQRRRQRPTEALERFRAAQVAAEESALLLESARWNLSAASALRAQGDLENARKAIREAETIIRPEREGWFSFLGSVSLSDPNQVSIVAELEGQIGLTALADNDPDGAEEAYRNAVHLAKTANDPVAINTWSTNLGNAFSRRRLYTEALQEYDTAIKAASETCDPRNFSNTAAQMAVCYMQAYRHAEGGQRLETLADEALDPRAEASILEKAVRLFDQALEFPKTVAVGVRAIKLAQSLGVDPDFIKRLQSTVDQSQAYLQHSPKPNNEGPSALDIYLPQLMSRAVNGDLEASKEAAHLICDIRFGLMLTGGDWWKRLTDGTLLAEPGLDLRALTDTIGMLLEKEQTDAALELLQRYKVAGFAIPTLSRFQKTGAPTPEAEDFLAAAKALRECVKQLDGPAQPDFLKDIFAIRRAGEKLLECSERLWDGDPILCARMGGIIHKEELIDTLPYADPVAIVDYVVGRDATVGVIVLRENNRVKAIPFKTVVFTAKEATQLFNIYAKANLPAGKPDKEQASALAAIGKILHDRLLCSLTKTLSSWGITQLILVPDMLTRFLPLHLSLICGNEIQVAGVDTEDARYLCEVMPTEYAPCLQAVAASQIYKRPKSVSTVAGFADPAGDLPAVRQVFSGLSEQLAKTVSYEFYEGEQAKFDIVNQFLSKADVLLFGMHGEFLPSNPEDSHLILFDRPWRVSDVIDQPELVQNPVLVLAACQVGAVAATPDDRDAYGISGALIAAGASTVLANLWKVEEVSMSYLLGRFLHYLAYPGYRPAAALFRAVKDMRRLKREEVLALFERYIKSLENNHVDADVIFSAENLMEKIEDEALEYPFADPIYWGATVIVGSGWHLPAGAVVGGPLVGPELVMKQMRIDDLIHKQEYRSAIREARELAGTCDGIFRAKALVSQAYATLMASDLVSADAARRTARRLQLQAKRIAHAEEDDALLERIKNLNQYLEE
- the vapC gene encoding tRNA(fMet)-specific endonuclease VapC — translated: MLKYMLDTNIVIYVIKRRPIEVLDIFNAHAGRMCISSITLAELLHGVEKSSMVSHNLRKVEDFVSRLEVLPYDDNAAAHYGNIRADLEKKGTPIGVNDLHIAGHARSESLILVSNNIREFVRVDGLRLENWIEIE